One segment of Methylotuvimicrobium sp. KM2 DNA contains the following:
- a CDS encoding flagellar hook-length control protein FliK → MNALNLLTMLSGSIGKENLSRLFQGEDKASGGFAETLMAQIGLLAQPESQENLTLPMTDLAELTEQLTQLTSFDSERMSSTMQNVAGLLGNKLPVSGHFDQEIDLEKTMKTLSEVLAHIEAATESLANATDMFGNMERVEADEARLLDHTSVEIPAAIPVATMLLNIIENPDKTILAVDANTKLPIENQDGTGITDAEVNIPKLIRDILQTTKRLERTVLKDTQAMPVTTLPPNIIENPDKTILAVDANTKLPLENQDGTGITDAEVNIPNLIRDILQTTKRLERTVLKDTQAMPVTTMPPNIIENPDKTILAVDANTKLPLENQDGTGITDAEVNIPNLIRDILQTTKRLERTVLKDTQAMPVTTMPPNIIENPDKTILAVDANTKLPLENQDGTGITDAEVNIPNLIRDILQTTKRLERTVLKDTQAMPVTTMPLNIIENPDKTILAVDANTKLPIENQDGTGITDGEGNIPQLIKNLLQKGEELSNGKSLVEEQRLAGESKVSTDGKVVDLHAKTESKTASIEKKLAPTTAVEKPVPKMALDMAQLHRQIAGQTKIEAPAMSKPIAHPEWDQELGERIVWMNNRAMPFAELKLNPQHLGPISIRIDMNQDQTTIAFSAQQAAVKEAIEAAIPKLREMMGAQQLNVAEISVTQASLNEQAKLPGFGQAAQQQNEGGQKNSRGTKVFENSDSAANTSEDVDNANALASSGILNIFA, encoded by the coding sequence ATGAACGCTTTAAATTTATTGACGATGCTATCCGGTTCAATCGGCAAAGAAAATTTAAGCCGGCTTTTTCAGGGAGAAGATAAAGCATCCGGTGGCTTTGCCGAAACCTTGATGGCTCAGATCGGTCTGCTCGCGCAACCCGAATCGCAGGAAAATTTAACGTTGCCAATGACTGATTTAGCGGAATTAACCGAACAATTAACGCAGTTGACAAGTTTTGATTCCGAACGAATGAGTTCGACCATGCAAAATGTTGCCGGTTTATTGGGCAATAAATTGCCGGTTTCGGGCCATTTCGATCAAGAAATCGATCTAGAGAAAACCATGAAGACGTTAAGTGAAGTACTCGCTCATATTGAGGCCGCGACCGAGTCGTTGGCTAATGCGACGGATATGTTCGGTAATATGGAGCGGGTCGAAGCGGATGAAGCGAGGTTGCTCGATCATACTTCTGTGGAAATCCCTGCTGCCATTCCTGTAGCTACGATGCTTCTGAACATTATCGAAAACCCGGATAAGACGATACTGGCGGTCGATGCAAATACTAAGTTGCCGATTGAGAATCAGGACGGCACCGGGATTACCGATGCTGAAGTAAATATTCCTAAGTTAATTAGAGATATATTGCAAACAACGAAGAGGCTTGAGCGCACCGTTCTGAAAGATACGCAAGCCATGCCGGTAACGACGTTGCCTCCGAACATTATCGAAAACCCGGATAAGACGATACTGGCGGTCGATGCAAATACTAAGTTGCCGCTTGAGAATCAGGACGGCACCGGGATTACCGATGCTGAAGTAAATATTCCTAATTTAATCAGAGATATATTGCAAACAACGAAGAGGCTTGAGCGCACCGTTCTGAAAGATACGCAAGCCATGCCGGTAACGACGATGCCTCCGAACATTATCGAAAACCCGGATAAGACGATACTGGCGGTCGATGCAAATACTAAGTTGCCGCTTGAGAATCAGGACGGTACCGGGATTACCGATGCTGAAGTAAATATTCCTAATTTAATCAGAGATATATTGCAAACAACGAAGAGGCTTGAGCGCACCGTTCTGAAAGATACGCAAGCCATGCCGGTAACGACGATGCCTCCGAACATTATCGAAAACCCGGATAAGACGATACTGGCGGTCGATGCAAATACTAAGTTGCCGCTTGAGAATCAGGACGGCACCGGGATTACCGATGCTGAAGTAAATATTCCTAATTTAATCAGAGATATATTGCAAACAACGAAGAGGCTTGAGCGCACCGTTCTGAAAGATACGCAAGCCATGCCGGTAACGACGATGCCTCTGAACATTATCGAAAACCCGGATAAGACGATACTGGCGGTCGATGCAAATACTAAGTTGCCGATTGAGAATCAGGACGGCACCGGGATTACCGATGGTGAAGGAAATATTCCTCAGTTAATCAAGAATCTATTGCAAAAAGGAGAAGAGTTGAGCAATGGCAAGTCGCTGGTCGAAGAACAGCGTCTTGCTGGGGAAAGCAAAGTATCGACTGACGGAAAGGTTGTTGACCTGCATGCCAAGACCGAGTCAAAAACCGCAAGTATCGAGAAAAAATTAGCGCCTACTACGGCAGTTGAAAAACCGGTTCCGAAAATGGCGTTGGATATGGCTCAATTACATCGGCAAATTGCCGGTCAAACAAAAATCGAAGCACCGGCTATGAGCAAGCCGATTGCGCATCCCGAATGGGACCAGGAACTAGGCGAACGTATTGTTTGGATGAATAATCGGGCCATGCCGTTTGCCGAACTTAAACTAAATCCTCAGCATCTCGGGCCTATTTCAATTCGTATCGATATGAATCAGGATCAAACTACAATCGCATTTTCAGCTCAACAAGCGGCAGTAAAAGAAGCCATAGAAGCCGCGATCCCGAAGTTACGTGAAATGATGGGAGCTCAACAGTTGAATGTAGCTGAGATAAGCGTGACTCAAGCTTCGCTTAACGAACAAGCTAAGCTACCGGGATTTGGTCAAGCCGCTCAACAGCAAAACGAAGGCGGACAGAAAAATAGCCGTGGAACCAAGGTTTTTGAAAACTCGGACAGTGCGGCTAATACTAGCGAAGATGTCGATAATGCAAATGCGTTGGCCAGTTCAGGAATATTGAATATTTTTGCATGA